AGACAATCTGTTAGGTTAGAACGCAGGCGTTCGAGGACCGATTCGTATTTTTCTCAACGGTCGCCTCTCGTCCGGCACACCTAGGAGAAACAACTATGCAAATCAAGACAATGTTCACGGAGTCCCGCGCAGTCTCGCCGGTCATCGGCGTCATCCTCATGGTCGCGATTACCGTCATCCTCGCGGCCGTCATCGGCACCTTCGTTCTCGGTCTCGGCGACCAGGTCGGTGACACCGCTCCCCAAGCGAGTTTCACGTTCGACTACGACGGAACGGAACTGACCATCACGCACGAAAGCGGCGCGCAGATTGACGGCGATTTAGTCACTATCGCTGGCGATGTCAACGTCACCGATTCGAGTGACGCAAACAAGTGGTCGACCCTCGGCTCAGACACCATCAGCGCGGGTGAGTCCGTCGTCGTCCAAGACACTGACGAGGACGGCTTTGCCAACGGCGACACAGTCCGCGTCGTCTGGACCTCCGAATCCGGCTCCAACTCCGCGACGCTCCAGCGGTGGACCTACAACGCCTGATACCGGAATCAGCACCGCATCCCATCCCACCCCACCCTCCACCACTCGGAGTGACGATTTCTTTCGGACCCGTCCCACAGAGGCACCCGTATCTCGCTCCATCAATATTGTATTTTTAGCACAAACTTATTCGTCGTCAGTACGTACATCCGGACAGAGAGTTCATGTCCAGCGACCCACCCGCCGTCGTCGCCTCCCTCCGCGAGCACCGCGAGGACGTCGTCGACCTCGCGGCGACGCTCGTCGGCCACGACACGCAGAACCCGCCGGGAGACACGCGGGACCTCGCGTCGTGGGTCGAATCGTTCTTTTCCGGCCTCGGTATCGACGCCGAGCTCGTCGCCTCGGACCCCGAGAAACCGAATCTCGTGGCGACGCTCCCGGGCGCGACAGACCGGACGCTCGTCCTGCTGGGGCACCTCGATACGGTCCCGTTCGATGCTGGCGAGTGGACGCGCGACCCGCTCGGCGAGCGGGCGGGAAACCGGCTCTACGGGCGCGGCGCGACCGACATGAAGGGAGCGGTCGCCGCGATGCTCGCGGTGGCGAACGCGTACGTCGAAACCGACACGACGCCGGCGACGACCCTCGTGTTCGCGTTCGTCAGCGACGAGGAAGTCGCCGGGAGCGCGGGGCTGCCGACGCTGCTCGACCGGCGCGGGCTCGCCGCGGACGCCTGCGTCATCGGCGAGACGACCTGCGAGAGCGACCGCCACTCGGTGACCGTCGCGGACCGGGGAAGCATCTGGTTGGAACTCGAAGCGACGGGGACCGCCGCCCACGGCTCCCGACCGATGCTCGGTGAGAACGCGATTCACCGGCTCTACCGCGCGGTGAGCGACATCGAATCGACGCTCGATGACTACCGATTCGAGTTCGACCCCGCGGTGCGGGCGCTCGTCGACGAGTCCGTCGAGTACTACGCGCCGCGATTCGGCGCGGACGCGGCGCGAGAGCTGTTCGAGCGGCCGTCGGTCAATCTGGGCGTCCTCTCGGGCGGCGACCGGGTGAACGTCGTCCCCGACGCGGCGCGGGCGAAGCTCGATATTCGCGTGACGGCGGGCGTCGAGACGGCGGCGGTGCTCGACCGCGTTCGGAAGGTCGTCGCCGGTCACGACGGCGTCGAGACTTCGGACGCGGACTGGTCGGTCGGGACGTTCGAAGACCCCGACAGCGCGCTGGCGGACGCCGTGGTCTCGGTCGCTGAAGGCGTCACCGGCGGGCGTGTGTACCGCCGGAGCGCGACCGGCGGCGGCGACGCGAAGCGAATGCGAAACGCCGGCGTCCCGACCGTCGAGTTCGGGCTGGGGACCGAGACGGCGCACGCGGTCGACGAGTTCACCACCGTCGAGGCGCTCGTCGGCAACGCCGAGGTGTACGCCCGCCTCCCCGACGAGTTGTTGCGGCAATTCGATAGTGGTACCAGAACGTTTGATTCGACGGGCGTATCACCAGCAGACACGACTTCTTCGCGGCGCGACCGACGAGAGAACACCTCCGATGACACCCGATAACGCACTATGACACCCGACGAACTCCGAACGACGATTCCGGCCCTCGACGACGTCACGTATCTCAACACCGGCGCGCACGGCCCGAGTCCGCGCCCCATCGTGGAGCGTGCGACCGAGTTCCTCGAATACCACGAGTACGAGTCGCCGGGCGACGACGGACCGTATCCGACCGCGTTCGACGCCTACGAGGCCGTCCGCGAGGACGTGGCCGCGTTCATCGGTGCCGAAACGGAGGAGGTGGCACTAACCCAGAGCACCACCGACGGCATCAACCGCATCGCCACCGCGCTCGACTGGGAGCCGGGCGACGTGGTCGTCCGAACCGACCTCGAACACCCGGCCGGCATCCTCCCGTGGCGGCGACTCGAACGCGAGGGGGTCGAAGTCCGCGTCGTCGAGAGCGAGGCAGGGCGGCTCGATATGGACCAGTACGCCGAGGCCGTCAGCGACGCCGACCTCGTCTGTTTCAGCTCCCTAACGTGGAACTACGGGACGCGGCTCCCCGTGCGCGAACTCACCGATATCGCCCGCGACGCCGGCGCGCTGTCGGTGGTCGACGCGGTCCAGTCGTTCGGCCAGTACCCCGTCGCCGTGGACGACTGGGGGGCAGACATCGTCGCCGGCGCGGGCCACAAGTGGCTGCTCGGGCCGTGGGGCGCGGGTTTCCTCTACGTCCGTCGCGAAGTCGCGGAGGGCATCGAACCCCACGCCGTCGGCTACCGCGGCGTCACGGAGCCGAACGCCGACGGGCTCGACTTCGCGCCCGGAGCGAAACGCTTCGAGGTCGGAACCACCAACCCCGCACCGCACGTCGCGCTCCGAGAGGCTATCGACATCGCCGAGCGCGTCGGCCTCGACCGAACCGAGGAACACGTGCGCGACCTCGCAGGCCGGTTCATCGAAACCGTCCCGGAGGGACGGCTGTTGAGTCCGCACGACCCGGAGTCGGGGCTCGTCTCCTTCGAGGTCCCTGACCCGGAGGGGACGGTCGAACGGCTCAAATCGGCGGGGGTTGTCGTCCGGACGCTTCCCGAACCGACGGCGGTCCGCGCGTCGTTCCACAACTTCAACGACGAGTCGGACGTGGCGGCGCTTCGCGACGGACTCGACGGGGAGTGGTGAGTGCAGCGCAGTATCTGCCACGGCGGTAAACGTTCATATCCGCCGACGCAGAAGCCCTGGGCATGCATCCCACGGCACGCAAGTTTGCCGACCAAGTACGCGATTCTCACGGCTTCGAAGCGACCATCGAGGAGTTCCCCGAGGGAACCAAGACGGCCGACGACGCGGCTGCGGCCGTCGGCTGCGACGTCGCCCAAATCGTCAAGAGCATCGTGATGCGCGTGGGCGACGAGACGGTCGTCGTCCTCACGAGCGGTGCGAACCGCGTCGACGAAGCCTCGCTCGGCTCCGAGTTCGATGCCGAACAGGGCTCGGTTCGAAGCGCCAACCCCTCCGAAGTGAAAGCGGCGACCGGTTGGAGCATCGGCGGCGTACCGCCGACCTGCCACGCGACCGACTGTCCCGTCCTCGCGGACCCGACGTTCGAGTCGTTCGACCGGATTTGGGCCGCTGCGGGAACTCCCGAAGCCGTGTTCCAACTCACGCCGGACGACCTGCGGGCGCTTTCCGCGCCGCGGTTCGTCGACGTGTTCGAGTGAGGCGAACGCAGAATCGAGGCGGACACCCGATACGGTCCGCCGCGGACCGCGACGAGAACAACACCACTATGTCCGCTGTTCTGGTCGGTCGGCGCGAAGTGAGTATCGCTGGAGAGAAACTCCGAGGCTATCGTAGAGCCGCCGCTGGTCGTCAGGCGAGATAAACTCTCCTTTCGGAGAAAATGATTACTGAATGTGGCCTTCGCGCCGAAGCTGGTCCGCGTCCTCGCCGGTGTAGCGCCATTCGATGTTGGCTTTCTCGTCCTGCCAGTCCCACGGTTCGACCAGCACGACGTCGCCCTCGTTGATCCACGTGCGGTACTTCATGCGGCCGGGGATGCGGCCCATGCGGTTCTTTCCGTCTTCACAGCGGATTCGGACGTGGTTGCCACCGTTGTGCTCTGTGACGACTGCGAACAGCTCGTTGTCGTTGGGCA
This genomic stretch from Haloferax volcanii DS2 harbors:
- a CDS encoding type IV pilin, with the translated sequence MQIKTMFTESRAVSPVIGVILMVAITVILAAVIGTFVLGLGDQVGDTAPQASFTFDYDGTELTITHESGAQIDGDLVTIAGDVNVTDSSDANKWSTLGSDTISAGESVVVQDTDEDGFANGDTVRVVWTSESGSNSATLQRWTYNA
- a CDS encoding M20 family metallopeptidase, with translation MSSDPPAVVASLREHREDVVDLAATLVGHDTQNPPGDTRDLASWVESFFSGLGIDAELVASDPEKPNLVATLPGATDRTLVLLGHLDTVPFDAGEWTRDPLGERAGNRLYGRGATDMKGAVAAMLAVANAYVETDTTPATTLVFAFVSDEEVAGSAGLPTLLDRRGLAADACVIGETTCESDRHSVTVADRGSIWLELEATGTAAHGSRPMLGENAIHRLYRAVSDIESTLDDYRFEFDPAVRALVDESVEYYAPRFGADAARELFERPSVNLGVLSGGDRVNVVPDAARAKLDIRVTAGVETAAVLDRVRKVVAGHDGVETSDADWSVGTFEDPDSALADAVVSVAEGVTGGRVYRRSATGGGDAKRMRNAGVPTVEFGLGTETAHAVDEFTTVEALVGNAEVYARLPDELLRQFDSGTRTFDSTGVSPADTTSSRRDRRENTSDDTR
- a CDS encoding aminotransferase class V-fold PLP-dependent enzyme, whose protein sequence is MTPDELRTTIPALDDVTYLNTGAHGPSPRPIVERATEFLEYHEYESPGDDGPYPTAFDAYEAVREDVAAFIGAETEEVALTQSTTDGINRIATALDWEPGDVVVRTDLEHPAGILPWRRLEREGVEVRVVESEAGRLDMDQYAEAVSDADLVCFSSLTWNYGTRLPVRELTDIARDAGALSVVDAVQSFGQYPVAVDDWGADIVAGAGHKWLLGPWGAGFLYVRREVAEGIEPHAVGYRGVTEPNADGLDFAPGAKRFEVGTTNPAPHVALREAIDIAERVGLDRTEEHVRDLAGRFIETVPEGRLLSPHDPESGLVSFEVPDPEGTVERLKSAGVVVRTLPEPTAVRASFHNFNDESDVAALRDGLDGEW
- a CDS encoding YbaK/EbsC family protein — its product is MHPTARKFADQVRDSHGFEATIEEFPEGTKTADDAAAAVGCDVAQIVKSIVMRVGDETVVVLTSGANRVDEASLGSEFDAEQGSVRSANPSEVKAATGWSIGGVPPTCHATDCPVLADPTFESFDRIWAAAGTPEAVFQLTPDDLRALSAPRFVDVFE
- the eif1A gene encoding translation initiation factor eIF-1A — translated: MSENQGRRNLRMPNDNELFAVVTEHNGGNHVRIRCEDGKNRMGRIPGRMKYRTWINEGDVVLVEPWDWQDEKANIEWRYTGEDADQLRREGHIQ